The genomic DNA TAGTCTTGTCATGAAGTTTTCACCAAATCCGCCTAGTTTGGTATTCGAACCGTTTATAATACTTTTTTTACATTGCATGAGCGaaaaacaaatgtcaaaatCACTAGTCTTGTCAAGAAGTTTTCACCAAATCCACCTAGTTTGGGATCcgaaccattgaaatttgattcaacggcaaCAAACAAAATgtccctttaaaagttataataactatAGCCGTTGAATCATCCAACGGCCGAAATCTCGAActaggtggatttggtggaaaggAATCCgtagaggatccctttcccccAAAACGCTATGTTATGTATGTCAAAACCACTAGCCTCAAATGAAACCACAAACACATTTAGAGTATTTTATTCACTGGATACTCTAAATGTGTTGGGGGTGTCATTCCAAATAGTAACAGTGACCTTGTTGGTAATTTAATCTGTCATCAACATCACATCCCCTCTCCATCTTCGATCGAGTTTCTGGCTGCTAGAGAAGGTGCTTGTGGAGCCGTGGAGCTTTAAGCCAATAAGTTCTCCTTCAATGTGACTCCTTGCAAGGTGTCCAAGCCGTTAGCAGCAGCCACCAAGATGCTTCTATCCTCAGCCCATTAATGGATGACACCACATTTTACTTGAGTTCTCTTTCAACTTTTCGCATTACATGCTTTGTCAATGTCGCAGCATATAGATTTGTCAAGTTGATTTTGtactttgaatttgaattcattTGCTTTGAAGAACTTCTGAATCTCATTTGTGCTGTTCTTTTGAAGGATTATAATGCTTGATTATCAATACAATACTATTCTTTCGCatagaaaacataaaatttaagatCTAATAACTAAAAAGTTAAGAGAATATACTTAGAGCACCATAGAAATTTTATGGTGTTTTATCTATGTAGCTTTGGCTCATTCTGCAATTGGTGGAAATTGCCACAACATATAGACAATCACAATGACTCGGTCCAATTCCTTTTAAGCTTTAGATAATGTTAGgaataaatttgtaaacaaaatttgcaaattaaatgttgTGTCACTGATaagaaatgagcacgtttattaaCGGTTGAGTAATAGtttaatcatcaacttccatgtcatttagtttacactTTAGGTAATGCTAGGGATACTAAATTTGtgaactaaatgatatgtcaccaataggaaataagcacgtttatcaacgcttaagtaataatccaatcatcaacttctatgtcatttaattttcaaaattttatttactaatttaatctccctaactTATCCGCATGCATTTAGGCTTTGACAAGCTACACTTGTCAATTGCATGCTATAATTTGATTGCTCATTAGAATAAAGATGGTTAAATGTCAAGACAAATTGTGATGTGTCAtaattttttccattttctaacaaaatacaaataaaaaactgcTTCATCAACCAATCCGAGTCACATCATGTATGGTGCCATAAACAGATCTACTTTGCAACAACAAAAAGCAAACTAGTATTGTTTGTACTCAGTTTTTCACTTTCTATTAgcagtactatttatatttaactaCTTGTATAGATTGGGATTTTCTATggtattttgagtttttgatacCTGAAAttttttaaccgttaaattttagtaaataaacaaaaccacaaaacttAAGGATTTAAAAGTTTGGATAgcttattataaaaaattttgcCACTGAATTACGAGATTGTGTGAGATACAATAGAAGtcagaagaggaaaaaaataatattatggaGGCTAAACAGCCAAGAAGAGTACGGATTTGGGCAAACTGAGAGTTTTAATTCTAgggctttctttttcttatatatTTGGGAAGGCTCATAAAATTTCTAACTACAAGTTGAACCCAAAAAGGACTCATTTGGCAGACATTCTTCTAGGAGGAGTTACTAATTAACACTTCGACCACACTGTTAAGTCATTTTTGAGTTATTGGGTCTAATATACTTAACCAAAAAACTACTTTGGGATGTTTAGATGTGGTAAAACATTATACACAAAACCAAGTCTAGGCTGCTCTGGAGTGAGCAATATTGTATATGATGTTGTAGAaccatatatattataattcatactAACTACTACAATtcttctttaaaatatttttgatgtGCTTTCTTTGCCAAAGAACTTTCTAGAATATGACCACGCTGTGACCAACAATCATTGTGCAGAATTACCGTTAGTCACAATATGCAATGTTCAAAATACGATTACATGActtgttaattattattaattagaTGGATATGCGACACGATAAATATGATCGATAATGAATGTTAAATTGAGCATTGTAAGTAAAATTACACTCCAGCTGAAATATAATTCCAGTCAGAACTTTGCTTGGTGTTCTCCTAAACTGACCGGTTGAGGAAATGAGTGCTGAATTATTTGTCTTGATTGGGTTGGCTTCCATACCAAGTTTTGGTTCCAAGGCCTACTTGTCAGGTTTGTGTGATTCTTAAAACCAGGTATTTTGAAAAACAGCTAACCAAAAGAAGATACATGAACAAGAACCAGAATCCAATTAGAACTCCTCGGTTCTACAATTATGTTAGCTTGTATGCGTGAGCGATTAATGCTAGCAGTCATCGTGATTTCAAACATTGTTAGATGTTGATCATCATAATGACCTCTGTTCGAAAATGAGACTGATTGTCACAAAGGGAATTGTCAAGGAAGGTGTGTACTTTTTCTATCTTCTGTTGGCGAAAAAAGTGTCTATTTAAAGGAACTAAATCCAGTAACCATTTAAGAATGTGGTTTACTTTAGGTGTGGGAGGATAAGTGCTTTAACGTTGTAGCTCCTTGAGCTTTTACCTATTGTTATAGTAATTCCTTCTTCCGAACTGGCTTATATGCGCAGTTAGATACGACAACATGGAAAAAAAACTGTGACAATGGCACACACCTCTACTAATTTAAGTAAAATTTTTGCAAAAGTTCATTAATGTATATATTACTGCCCATATTGTTAATGAACAGAAGCACGTAAATTGGTAGAGGCTCAAAATTATTACTTGTTTCCAAAGCAACGAAACTAACCTGTATGGATGGTGGGAGCATTATGTCCAATTTTGAACTAACCGTTTTGTTGCTCATTGCAGGAATGCAAAGCAGTCTTCTGGCCCTTCCCGTTGCAAATAGATTTTTCTAAGATGCGCTTGTAGGAGTGCCACCGGCAATTTATGTGAGTCAATATCTGGGCTTATATaccaattttgttttctttttataccAATTAAATCATGTCATTTAATCATCACTATTTTACTGTGATCTGCAGACTCTGGTCATGTCTTTGATGGGCTTCTCCCTCGTCATGGTTTGGACCAAAAAGAAAGAACTATGACAAATCACGTCTCAAATTTCGGAAGTTGGCTCTGTGATTGTTGATGGCTTGCATATGGGGAGCTTTTTTTATCAAATCGTATGGAGAACCATATATGTCAAGTTTCAATGATTTTGTACGATCAGAGTTTTTCATTTTATACAAACGATAGTAGGGGAGGGAATAAATTGAACTTAGGACTTTTGTTTTAGAGGTAAATGCTCTTAACTAGTTGGTTACACATGCTCACCCCTTCTGAAGCGCTAAAATTTGTATCAACTCATTTTGTATATCATTCCTAGTGTAATTATTATGAGTTTCCACATTCTGAATAaaatcaatctctctctctctctctctctctctctctctctctcaatgttAGCAAAAGAGTATGGGAAGAAAATTACAGTAACTATCAATCCAACATCAAATGATCATTAATTCTTCGCTTCTTTACAAATGACAAGTCCCAAATTATCTAATCAGAATCTGAACACTTGAATATTAATGCTCTAAAACTCAATTCTCTCTCCTAACCATGAAAAATTATCCAAAGGGTTcaccattttttcaaaaagcaAACCCTCTGCAAATGCAGTTTCCTGGAAAAATCTTACTAATCACTTTCATCAGTGTACAGCCTTTGCATGATCACCTCCAACTCTACCTGAAAGTTCACACATATGTCGTACTCAGACTCCAACTCAGTCTTCAGCATCTGAACCTCTCCTGTTTGTCCCAACTGACCAATAATACTCTTCACATTCTCCATCTGCTCGTCCAATTTTCTTGCAATTTCCCGCAATTCCACCAGCCGTGCATTGCCGCGGTTGGAAGACTCGGCCGGAAAGCTGGAAGTAGAAGACGACGCAGCTGGAATAGCCCGGTCCAAAACAAACCTCTCCAAGTCATCCTGGAACTGCAAAATATCTTCCTTCTTGTTCTCCAACTCACCCTTCAGCCTCTGAATCTCTACTTGATCCTGTGTGCTCACCTCAACTACTCCCGTCAACAGACGAATAATCGACCCCACAATCTGTAATTGCTTTGCCAACCTCGTTGCAAATCTTGACAGCGGGGATTTGCCGCCGCCAGAAGACTCAGAGCTGGAAGTAGAAGACGACTCAGTGGAAAATACCGGGTTGAAAACAAAATCGTCCTTATTGAAATTCCATCCGCTAAACCCCATATTCTCAGCCTTTTGTTCTCCACATTTTTCCTTGCCCAACAATTCACCCAAACCCctgtttcttttcttcaacCTCTCCTCAACGCTCTCCAAATGCGGAAACACAGTCCCCACCAGAAAATCCTTGCCACTGTAGTTGTGGAAAAACGAGTGCTTCAGCAGCGTCTCCGCCGCCGGCCTCTTTTCGGGGTCCCGATCAAGGCAAGAACCCACCAAGTCCGTGAAATCCGCTGAGTACTTCTTGttcttgaaatctttgatgATGTTTTTGTAATCGGAAAACGGGAACCTGTTCTTGACCTTCAGAATCTGAGACTCTAAATACGGCGGCAGGTCAGACACGGGAGGGCCGCCGAGAGCCAATTCCAGCGCCGTGATCCCAAATGCCCAGATATCCGCCTTGCATCCACCTCCGTTGGGTGCCACCCAATACGGCGTTGCAGAAGTTTCGTTTGTCCCAGTTGAATGATCGGCGCCGTAGAAAGAAGCAGAGACCCCGAAGTCGGCGAGCTTAACAGACCCTTCAGAGTCAACCAAGATGTTTCCGGGTTTGATGTCGCCGTGGACGTGTTCCTGACCATGGAGATACGACATGGCGTTTAGCGTCTCTTCCAGGACAAGAGCAAGGCAGGGCTCTGGTAATCCTTCCGGAAAAGCAGAGGAGGAGATTAGAGAGCCGAAGGCCATGAACGGCATAACCACCCAGAGACGGCGGTCGGCGGTGGTGAAGGAGCAATGGTCGCTGAGAATGTTGGGGTGGGAAAGAGACAGAGTCTTGGTATCGCGTAGCTTGCCCTCGAAATCGGCCGTGGATTGATGGAGGTCAACGGACTTGATTGCGACGATTGCAGAGTTCATGGGGACGCAGACGGCCTTGTAGACGACGACCTTGTCGCCAGAGCTGATTTCTTGGAGGTCCTTGTATGCGGCGGAGTCCAACGGGAATTGGACCTTTTGTGGGTTATCTTGGTGGGAGGAAGAAGTCGAAGAAGTCGCCATTGGAGACGACAAAGAtgaaatcttgaagaacgaAAGTGGGTTACTTGGATTTCGGGGAAATGGGTTTTGATGGAGTTGATGAATGTAGGGTTTCTGCAATACtaattcttgtgaaaggttgaGGCTTTGGGAGGAAGACGACGATGCATGAGAATGTGTGGGTGTGTACTGCTCTGCTTTTATTTACTTATATAATAAGAGAAGTTTCAACTTTTGCCCCTAGATTTTGTTAATTAGCAGAATCATCAACATTCTGTCGTGAGGCGATTTTGGTGATTAGGATTGGGTGAGGTTGGTTAAGATAGTAATACAGTTAGTTCGTTTTCTGTTATTTGCCATCTCAGCAATGTCTTGGGAGGCAAGGCATGATGCCCACATATGAGGCAAGCCCATCTCACTACCATATAAGTGAGAGGTAGTCATATCCTCTTCTCATTTGATCCAATCTCGAAAGATTATTTCTGTTGTGAGTGCCTTGTATAAATATTTCGAAAGGACTATAAGGATACAATATATGAACAAAATACGTATTGAGACCTGTAAGTCCAATAACAAGACCAACCTACTAACCTATTGAAATCAATCATTCTCCAAGATGTAATTAAAAATCAAGTAAGTCctataaaatcataaaaaaagtTGTTGGTAATACTAGAGAGACCAAGttttgtaaaccatatgatgtggtgattgaattattatttaagtgtagattaacatacttattttctattggtgacgcatcatatgaatatgatttgcaaatttggtttaaaaaattggagtacctagcattactttttgtaaaatgtgaattttaatattaaactgaaaaataaacat from Pyrus communis chromosome 17, drPyrComm1.1, whole genome shotgun sequence includes the following:
- the LOC137721920 gene encoding serine/threonine-protein kinase BLUS1-like; the protein is MATSSTSSSHQDNPQKVQFPLDSAAYKDLQEISSGDKVVVYKAVCVPMNSAIVAIKSVDLHQSTADFEGKLRDTKTLSLSHPNILSDHCSFTTADRRLWVVMPFMAFGSLISSSAFPEGLPEPCLALVLEETLNAMSYLHGQEHVHGDIKPGNILVDSEGSVKLADFGVSASFYGADHSTGTNETSATPYWVAPNGGGCKADIWAFGITALELALGGPPVSDLPPYLESQILKVKNRFPFSDYKNIIKDFKNKKYSADFTDLVGSCLDRDPEKRPAAETLLKHSFFHNYSGKDFLVGTVFPHLESVEERLKKRNRGLGELLGKEKCGEQKAENMGFSGWNFNKDDFVFNPVFSTESSSTSSSESSGGGKSPLSRFATRLAKQLQIVGSIIRLLTGVVEVSTQDQVEIQRLKGELENKKEDILQFQDDLERFVLDRAIPAASSSTSSFPAESSNRGNARLVELREIARKLDEQMENVKSIIGQLGQTGEVQMLKTELESEYDICVNFQVELEVIMQRLYTDESD